One Micromonospora sp. WMMD812 genomic window carries:
- a CDS encoding sodium:solute symporter family protein translates to MDGGGLRLDMNALDYVLLALYFVTVLGVGFAARRAIRTSVDFFLSGRSLPAWVTGLAFVSANLGALEIIGMAANGAQYGIMTVHYYWIGAVPAMVFLGIVMMPFYYGSKVRSVPEYLRLRFNRPTHLLNAISFAIAQVLIAGVNLYALALVMQALLGWPLWVAIVVGAAIVLAYITIGGLSGAIYNEVLQFFVILAGLIPVTVIGLVKVGGVSGLMDAVRESKLGEAGLHAWQDTTTTANPLGAHWIGIVFGLGFVLSFGYWTTNFAEVQRALSAKNMSAARRTPIIAAYPKLLIPAVTVIPGLVALVTVQGLGAPSGDLQYNNAIPLLMRDLLPNGVLGVAVTGLLASFMAGMAANVSGFNTVFTYDIWQAYVRRDRPDDYYIRIGRYATIAAVVIGIGTAFIAAGFSNIMNYIQALFSLFNAPLFATFIIGMFWKRMSALAGFWSLLLGTLAALATYLLYKGGVIHFNSDLEESFWGAGIAFVTVAVVAAILTPLTAPKRDEDLRGLVYGTGGIDLKADVLAGDRAWYRSPVLLGVIAVALAILFYIPVF, encoded by the coding sequence ATGGACGGCGGCGGACTTCGGCTGGACATGAACGCCCTGGACTACGTCCTCCTGGCGCTCTACTTCGTCACCGTCCTCGGCGTCGGCTTCGCCGCCCGGCGCGCGATCCGCACCAGCGTCGACTTCTTCCTCTCCGGTCGTTCGCTGCCGGCGTGGGTGACCGGCCTGGCCTTCGTGTCGGCGAACCTCGGCGCGCTGGAGATCATCGGCATGGCCGCGAACGGCGCCCAGTACGGCATCATGACGGTCCACTACTACTGGATCGGCGCCGTGCCGGCGATGGTCTTCCTCGGCATCGTGATGATGCCCTTCTACTACGGCTCGAAGGTCCGCAGCGTCCCCGAGTACCTGCGGCTGCGGTTCAACCGACCGACCCACCTGCTGAACGCGATCAGCTTCGCGATCGCCCAGGTGCTCATCGCCGGCGTCAACCTGTACGCGCTGGCCCTGGTGATGCAGGCGCTGCTCGGCTGGCCGCTCTGGGTGGCGATCGTGGTCGGCGCGGCGATCGTGCTGGCCTACATCACCATCGGCGGTCTCTCCGGCGCGATCTACAACGAGGTGCTCCAGTTCTTCGTGATCCTGGCCGGCCTGATCCCGGTCACCGTGATCGGCCTGGTGAAGGTCGGCGGCGTCTCCGGGTTGATGGACGCGGTGCGCGAGTCGAAGCTCGGCGAGGCGGGGCTGCACGCGTGGCAGGACACGACCACCACCGCCAACCCGCTCGGCGCGCACTGGATCGGCATCGTCTTCGGCCTGGGCTTCGTGCTGTCGTTCGGCTACTGGACGACCAACTTCGCGGAGGTGCAGCGGGCGCTGTCGGCGAAGAACATGAGCGCCGCCCGGCGTACGCCGATCATCGCCGCATACCCGAAGCTGCTGATCCCCGCGGTCACCGTGATCCCGGGCCTGGTGGCGCTGGTGACCGTGCAGGGGCTCGGCGCGCCGAGCGGCGACCTGCAGTACAACAACGCCATTCCGCTGCTGATGCGGGACCTGCTCCCCAACGGCGTGCTCGGGGTCGCGGTGACCGGTCTGCTCGCCTCGTTCATGGCCGGCATGGCGGCGAACGTGAGCGGCTTCAACACCGTGTTCACGTACGACATCTGGCAGGCGTACGTCCGCCGGGACCGGCCGGACGACTACTACATCCGGATCGGCCGCTACGCCACCATCGCCGCCGTGGTGATCGGCATCGGCACGGCCTTCATCGCGGCCGGCTTCAGCAACATCATGAACTACATCCAGGCACTGTTCTCGCTGTTCAACGCGCCGCTGTTCGCCACGTTCATCATCGGCATGTTCTGGAAGCGGATGAGTGCCCTGGCCGGGTTCTGGTCCCTGCTGCTCGGCACCCTGGCCGCCCTCGCCACCTACCTGCTCTACAAGGGCGGGGTGATCCACTTCAACTCCGACCTGGAGGAGAGCTTCTGGGGCGCCGGCATCGCGTTCGTCACGGTGGCCGTGGTCGCCGCGATCCTCACCCCGCTGACCGCGCCCAAGCGCGACGAGGATCTCCGCGGGCTGGTCTACGGCACCGGCGGCATAGACCTGAAGGCCGACGTTCTCGCCGGTGACCGGGCCTGGTACCGCTCCCCCGTCCTGCTCGGCGTGATCGCCGTGGCGCTCGCCATCCTCTTCTACATCCCGGTCTTCTAG